A portion of the Stigmatella aurantiaca DW4/3-1 genome contains these proteins:
- a CDS encoding lipase secretion chaperone, with the protein MKRFNFLAALGFLVCVTLWGGVAGSFRPPAPEKTPLPSPLPSPPPTALHPERTASPSAPLPEAEHLQAQLLVAQVRQSLEQVSRRATAQGDFALAPNRVLRSLLARRCGLVERHAEALLARREALGLEGENGAELCSGLLFRSLQKRLSLPEDLSQASFWRSLEQVDATYEQLVVNDPSSAQDEGYFSAIERFRQERRRRLGQELDARLFGLPDEMLRLPAEVSALLKNPETSGDEKVAAWQGLLQRVEQAHGVRLVDVMEPVELARQELRLRESAGPLDEATRHAVLEHHAGTEVAQRDQEHRREQEARGERLRAFNTERERILAELSRTGLTPEQLRQRMPEIDQRLIEQYQLR; encoded by the coding sequence ATGAAGCGGTTCAACTTCCTGGCGGCCTTGGGATTTCTGGTGTGCGTGACCCTGTGGGGCGGCGTGGCCGGGAGCTTCCGCCCCCCAGCCCCGGAAAAAACGCCGCTTCCGAGCCCCCTGCCTTCCCCCCCGCCCACGGCACTGCATCCAGAGCGGACCGCATCCCCCAGCGCGCCTTTGCCCGAGGCCGAGCACCTCCAGGCACAACTGCTCGTGGCCCAGGTCCGGCAGTCCTTGGAGCAGGTTTCCCGCCGCGCCACCGCCCAGGGCGACTTTGCCCTGGCCCCAAACCGAGTCCTGCGGAGCCTCCTCGCCCGGCGCTGTGGACTCGTGGAGCGGCACGCCGAGGCGCTCCTGGCGCGGCGAGAGGCATTGGGCCTCGAGGGGGAGAACGGTGCCGAGCTGTGCAGCGGCCTCTTGTTCCGTTCACTCCAGAAGCGGCTCTCCTTGCCAGAGGACCTCTCCCAGGCCTCCTTCTGGAGGTCCCTCGAACAGGTGGACGCCACCTATGAGCAGCTCGTCGTGAATGACCCTTCTTCCGCCCAGGACGAGGGGTACTTCTCCGCCATCGAGCGCTTCCGGCAGGAGCGCCGCCGCCGCCTCGGGCAGGAACTCGACGCGCGGCTCTTCGGCCTCCCCGACGAAATGCTCCGGCTCCCCGCCGAAGTCTCCGCGCTTCTGAAAAACCCTGAGACCTCCGGGGACGAGAAGGTGGCCGCCTGGCAGGGCTTGCTCCAGCGCGTCGAACAAGCGCACGGGGTTCGGCTCGTGGACGTGATGGAGCCGGTGGAACTGGCCCGTCAGGAGCTCCGCCTGCGCGAGTCCGCCGGGCCGCTGGACGAGGCCACGCGCCACGCCGTGCTGGAGCACCATGCGGGCACCGAGGTGGCCCAACGTGACCAGGAACACCGCCGCGAGCAAGAGGCGCGCGGAGAGCGCTTGCGCGCGTTCAACACGGAGCGAGAGCGGATTCTCGCGGAGCTGTCCCGCACGGGGTTGACCCCAGAACAGCTCCGCCAGCGCATGCCCGAGATCGATCAACGGCTCATCGAGCAGTACCAACTGCGATAG
- a CDS encoding GNAT family N-acetyltransferase, with the protein MTTPEARPAHAVRIRPATLADAVTLTELGARTFRDSFAADNTPEDMEAFLASHYRPELQEAELKDPRNLSLLAEVSGVPAGFALLCDGAREQSVRAERPLNLFRLYVDRPFLGARVGAALMLRCLEEGRTRRHDVLWLGVWEHNARARAFYSRWGFTEVGEMRFLLGNDLQRDLVLALAL; encoded by the coding sequence ATGACGACCCCCGAGGCGCGTCCCGCACACGCCGTGAGGATCCGCCCCGCGACGCTGGCGGACGCAGTGACTCTGACGGAACTCGGTGCGCGCACGTTCCGAGATTCCTTCGCTGCCGACAACACCCCCGAGGACATGGAGGCGTTCCTCGCTTCGCACTACCGGCCGGAGCTCCAGGAAGCGGAGCTGAAGGATCCGCGCAACCTATCCCTGCTGGCGGAGGTCTCCGGAGTGCCCGCTGGCTTTGCCCTGCTGTGCGACGGAGCCCGCGAGCAGAGCGTGCGGGCCGAGCGCCCGCTCAACCTGTTCCGTCTGTACGTGGACCGGCCCTTTCTGGGAGCCAGGGTGGGGGCCGCGCTGATGCTCCGTTGCCTGGAGGAGGGGCGCACCCGGAGGCATGACGTGCTGTGGCTGGGGGTGTGGGAACACAATGCCCGCGCACGGGCCTTCTACTCGCGTTGGGGTTTCACCGAGGTGGGCGAGATGCGCTTCCTGCTGGGAAACGACTTGCAGCGCGATCTCGTGCTCGCCCTCGCGCTCTGA
- a CDS encoding endonuclease, whose protein sequence is MLFRRLCEPSRLPLFTAVLVLTSAAWAESTPAFDASYASHPKSWFDAVSESDYFNPSLTRSWQLNETCDDTGAFSVASYNIFHNVPFVTDFGDEMEQSLGKVSKCADVLLFQEAWDYDDIIQDGPKADLAARGYSMLTPSGYYCDDSLEGAIENDCSGLVLFHKSGTVLVKELGFQAFTDVNGVDVHKEKGVWGAIFAKAGRYYYVFTTHFTYGSNSHLDGDGASDASRISNMKQSLAYIRAAVTANRASYPPTFVLFGGDFNADFTSEVPSSKGRQLLVQAAADGFLFEPHDYRQMGAALGAYEIPGFQSNWTGTAVDAGPNGMATGPKGDFDTVLLGKPTTLGTCAASRISYSGWAPAWKTLNGSQRIWPTYTHSDHYGRWIQVKPGC, encoded by the coding sequence ATGCTGTTCCGCCGTCTGTGCGAACCGTCCCGCCTCCCCCTCTTCACCGCCGTGCTGGTCCTCACCAGCGCGGCCTGGGCGGAGTCCACCCCCGCGTTCGACGCCTCCTACGCCAGCCATCCCAAGAGCTGGTTCGATGCCGTGAGCGAGAGCGACTACTTCAACCCCTCGCTCACCCGCTCCTGGCAGCTCAACGAAACCTGTGATGACACCGGCGCGTTCTCGGTGGCCTCCTACAACATCTTCCACAACGTCCCGTTCGTGACGGACTTCGGAGACGAGATGGAGCAGAGCCTCGGCAAGGTGTCGAAGTGCGCCGACGTCCTCCTCTTCCAGGAAGCGTGGGACTACGACGACATCATCCAGGATGGTCCCAAGGCGGACCTGGCCGCGCGCGGCTACAGCATGCTGACGCCCTCCGGCTACTACTGCGATGACTCGTTGGAAGGCGCCATCGAGAACGATTGCAGCGGGCTCGTGCTCTTCCACAAGAGCGGAACGGTGCTGGTGAAGGAGCTGGGCTTTCAAGCCTTCACGGACGTGAACGGCGTGGACGTCCACAAGGAGAAGGGCGTGTGGGGGGCGATCTTCGCCAAGGCCGGACGGTACTACTACGTGTTCACCACGCACTTCACCTATGGGAGCAACAGCCACCTGGATGGGGACGGGGCTTCAGACGCCTCGCGCATCTCCAACATGAAGCAGTCGCTGGCCTACATCCGCGCGGCGGTGACGGCGAACCGGGCGAGCTATCCACCCACGTTCGTGCTCTTCGGAGGCGACTTCAACGCGGACTTCACCAGCGAGGTGCCGAGTTCCAAGGGCCGCCAGCTCCTGGTCCAGGCCGCGGCGGACGGCTTCCTCTTCGAGCCCCATGATTACCGGCAGATGGGCGCGGCGCTGGGCGCCTACGAAATCCCAGGGTTCCAGTCGAACTGGACCGGGACCGCCGTGGACGCAGGGCCTAACGGCATGGCGACGGGCCCCAAGGGAGACTTCGACACGGTGTTGCTGGGCAAGCCCACCACGCTCGGCACCTGCGCGGCGTCGCGCATCTCGTACAGCGGCTGGGCGCCCGCGTGGAAGACGCTGAATGGCTCGCAGCGGATCTGGCCCACCTATACGCACTCGGACCATTACGGGCGTTGGATTCAGGTGAAGCCTGGGTGCTAG
- a CDS encoding DUF2379 family protein — protein sequence MRARILDGSHRLSDVLRPMYCLRDSGELDAARHQRRDLLAVEAVPLYRDTAEGQRDPLNALS from the coding sequence ATGCGGGCGCGCATCCTCGACGGCTCTCACCGTCTGAGCGATGTCCTGCGCCCGATGTATTGCCTGCGAGACTCAGGGGAGCTTGATGCGGCACGCCATCAGAGGCGAGACCTGCTCGCCGTCGAGGCCGTGCCGCTTTACCGGGATACTGCTGAGGGGCAACGGGACCCGCTCAACGCTTTGTCATAG
- a CDS encoding glutathione S-transferase family protein: protein MGLLVDGQWKDQWYDTAKTGGRFEREPSRLRNWITADGGPGPDGEGGFQAEPGRYHLYISRACPWAHRTMIFRSLKGLEEAVSVSVTHWKMGEHGWTFEPGEGVVADPLHGARYLYELYVRSDAHYTGRVTVPVLWDKKQDRIVSNESADIIRMFNSAFNAVGARPGDYYPEPLRGDIDAVNARVYSTVNNGVYKAGFASSQQAYEDAVVPLFETLDWLEARLRQGSYLCGKQLTEADWRLFTTLIRFDSVYVGHFKCNLRRLIDYPNLWAYTRELYQLPRIRETVHFGHIKRHYYESHPQLNPSGIVPLGPLIDFDSRPPLRPLGGWHRAA, encoded by the coding sequence GTGGGACTTCTGGTCGATGGGCAGTGGAAGGATCAGTGGTACGACACGGCGAAGACGGGTGGGCGGTTCGAGCGAGAGCCCAGCCGGCTCCGGAATTGGATCACCGCCGATGGCGGCCCCGGCCCCGACGGAGAGGGGGGCTTTCAGGCCGAGCCGGGCCGCTATCACCTCTATATCTCCCGGGCCTGTCCCTGGGCTCATCGCACGATGATCTTCCGCAGCCTCAAGGGGCTCGAAGAAGCCGTGAGCGTCTCCGTGACGCACTGGAAGATGGGGGAGCACGGCTGGACCTTCGAGCCAGGAGAGGGCGTCGTGGCGGATCCGCTCCATGGGGCGCGCTACCTCTATGAGCTCTACGTGCGCTCGGACGCCCACTACACCGGCCGGGTGACGGTCCCGGTGCTCTGGGACAAGAAGCAGGACCGGATCGTCAGCAATGAGTCGGCCGACATCATCCGCATGTTCAACAGCGCCTTCAACGCGGTGGGGGCGCGGCCCGGGGACTACTATCCGGAGCCGCTGCGCGGCGACATCGATGCCGTCAACGCGCGCGTCTACAGCACGGTCAACAACGGGGTGTACAAGGCCGGCTTCGCGTCCTCGCAACAGGCGTATGAAGACGCGGTCGTTCCCCTTTTCGAGACCCTCGACTGGCTGGAGGCCCGGCTCCGCCAAGGGAGTTACCTCTGCGGCAAGCAGCTCACCGAGGCGGACTGGCGCCTGTTCACGACGCTCATCCGGTTCGACAGCGTCTACGTGGGCCACTTCAAGTGCAACCTGCGCCGGCTGATCGACTACCCCAACCTGTGGGCCTATACGCGAGAGCTCTACCAACTGCCGAGAATCCGGGAGACGGTCCACTTCGGACACATCAAGCGGCACTATTACGAGAGCCATCCCCAGCTCAACCCGTCCGGAATCGTCCCTCTGGGGCCCCTCATCGACTTCGACTCGCGGCCCCCCCTGCGCCCCTTGGGGGGATGGCACCGGGCCGCGTAA
- the lnt gene encoding apolipoprotein N-acyltransferase: MLVGASAHGVLVFPINVLGLVAGFACYFHALARSPRPREGLQRGGMFGLTLAVSSLYWLTDVLVVVRWEERVAGAAVVGGFLLLIALPYGLWGSVASGLARSAGAPWLWLLHAPGVWGAQALIHDAWLGFPWLHQGYWLAFSPLGPWLGVLGAQGAGLLLLFLAAGVGLWNQHAQARPLALAAAAALSLGPFFPAHFSAPGEERLIPITTVVLIPPEVSDSARDDLTLLSQYVAATPRTGTGWTIWPESVIRNGGTSLEPLREVLGPQGGPIFAGALLAAPAGRYNALVELRGGQPVYYKQKLVPFSEYVPSELLRGLFRQLGVDTLKTDVRSWQEPQPRLEVDGVAVSPLLCYEVAFTGLISPGERSQVLLNAGNEGWFRSALLHRMTLAMAVARAREYGLPLVRSVTKGYSGTFEPSTGTWQEAGETQGPATLHRGRILARPAATPYSQWRRLLP; the protein is encoded by the coding sequence GTGCTGGTGGGGGCCTCGGCGCACGGGGTACTCGTCTTTCCCATCAACGTGCTCGGGCTCGTGGCGGGGTTCGCGTGCTACTTCCATGCGCTGGCCCGGAGCCCACGGCCGAGGGAGGGACTCCAGCGGGGGGGCATGTTCGGCCTCACGCTGGCGGTGAGCAGCCTGTACTGGCTCACGGACGTCCTGGTGGTGGTGCGGTGGGAAGAGCGTGTCGCCGGGGCCGCCGTGGTGGGTGGCTTCCTTCTGCTGATCGCCCTGCCCTACGGGTTGTGGGGAAGCGTGGCCAGTGGACTGGCCCGGAGCGCGGGGGCCCCCTGGCTGTGGCTGCTGCACGCCCCTGGGGTGTGGGGAGCCCAGGCGCTCATCCACGATGCATGGCTCGGCTTCCCCTGGCTGCACCAGGGCTACTGGCTCGCCTTCAGCCCACTGGGCCCCTGGTTGGGCGTGCTCGGCGCGCAGGGAGCGGGGCTGCTCTTGCTGTTCCTCGCGGCGGGGGTGGGACTGTGGAATCAACACGCCCAGGCGCGTCCGCTCGCGTTGGCGGCGGCGGCGGCGCTCAGCCTGGGCCCCTTCTTCCCGGCCCACTTTTCCGCCCCGGGGGAGGAGCGCCTCATCCCCATCACCACGGTGGTTCTCATACCGCCAGAGGTGAGCGACAGCGCGCGGGATGACCTCACGCTGCTGTCTCAGTACGTGGCGGCGACCCCTCGGACCGGAACGGGCTGGACCATCTGGCCCGAGTCCGTCATCCGAAACGGAGGCACGAGTCTGGAACCCCTCCGGGAGGTGCTGGGACCGCAAGGAGGCCCGATCTTCGCGGGCGCGCTGCTGGCGGCACCTGCGGGCCGGTACAACGCGCTGGTCGAGCTTCGCGGCGGCCAGCCCGTCTACTACAAACAGAAGCTCGTCCCCTTCTCGGAGTACGTCCCGAGTGAACTGCTGCGGGGGCTGTTCCGGCAGCTTGGCGTCGACACGCTGAAAACGGACGTGCGGTCCTGGCAAGAACCGCAGCCCCGGCTGGAGGTGGACGGCGTGGCCGTGAGCCCCTTGCTCTGCTACGAGGTGGCCTTCACCGGGCTGATCTCCCCTGGCGAACGTTCCCAGGTGCTGCTCAATGCAGGCAACGAGGGCTGGTTCCGCAGCGCCCTGCTCCACCGGATGACGCTGGCCATGGCCGTGGCCCGGGCGCGGGAGTACGGGCTTCCCCTGGTGCGCTCCGTCACGAAGGGGTACAGCGGCACGTTCGAGCCCTCCACGGGGACATGGCAAGAGGCAGGAGAGACCCAGGGTCCCGCCACGCTCCACCGCGGGAGGATCCTGGCCCGGCCGGCCGCGACGCCTTACAGCCAGTGGCGCCGGCTGCTGCCTTGA
- a CDS encoding Ig-like domain-containing protein, whose translation MTVVRCLRWMFPHAVQSALLLGWVGLACGGSSEEKDTLAPVNVRVTGGVAAGESVTGRRTLLATAEDDSGKVAKVEFYVSGALVCTDGTDRNSGEAFSCAWDSASTAQGSHSLTARAYDAAGNASSSEPIAFSVPAPNRAPTVTGVTASPPSLDEGSATTLSVAASDPDGEPLTYTWTQSPLVPAGTFSEAGGVRTWTAPLLSSDTVFTLRVSVSDGRGGTAQASVPMKVVNVPALNRPPFVDEAIGAPTAPVVAGEAVMLSIGASDLDKDPLSYSWKTVPAGLGTFSDPASSYVQWRSPDITRNTRYTFQVTVSDGTASETRTVDVQVRIPSYAQDIQPLWVPTCTTCHSDDAAGGLNLQEGRSYASLVNMLGRGSCSSLKRVDPGNPDDSLLVQKISGDNCGGRMPQLDTEYFDKNPGELTRIRSWILLGAPNN comes from the coding sequence ATGACCGTGGTCCGCTGCCTCCGCTGGATGTTCCCTCACGCTGTCCAGTCCGCGCTGCTCCTGGGGTGGGTGGGACTGGCTTGTGGCGGAAGCAGTGAAGAGAAGGACACCCTGGCCCCCGTGAACGTCCGGGTGACGGGAGGCGTGGCCGCGGGGGAGAGCGTCACGGGACGCCGGACGTTGTTGGCCACCGCCGAGGACGACTCGGGGAAAGTGGCCAAGGTGGAGTTCTATGTCTCCGGCGCGCTCGTGTGCACGGATGGGACGGACCGGAACTCCGGGGAGGCGTTCTCGTGCGCTTGGGATTCGGCCTCCACGGCCCAGGGAAGCCATTCCCTCACCGCCCGGGCTTACGACGCCGCGGGGAATGCCTCTTCGTCCGAGCCCATCGCGTTCAGCGTTCCGGCACCCAACCGTGCTCCCACCGTCACGGGCGTGACCGCCTCACCGCCCTCGCTCGACGAGGGCTCGGCCACCACCCTCTCGGTGGCCGCCAGCGATCCAGACGGAGAGCCGCTGACCTATACCTGGACGCAGAGTCCCCTTGTGCCCGCGGGAACCTTCAGCGAGGCCGGGGGCGTCCGGACGTGGACCGCGCCCCTGCTCTCGAGTGACACGGTCTTCACCTTGAGGGTGTCGGTCTCGGACGGCCGGGGGGGCACCGCTCAGGCCTCGGTGCCGATGAAGGTGGTGAATGTTCCCGCGCTCAACCGTCCCCCGTTCGTGGATGAGGCCATCGGTGCGCCCACCGCGCCGGTGGTGGCGGGCGAGGCGGTGATGCTCTCCATCGGCGCGAGCGATCTGGACAAGGATCCGCTGAGCTACTCCTGGAAGACGGTTCCCGCCGGGCTGGGGACCTTCTCGGACCCGGCGTCCTCCTACGTGCAGTGGCGCTCCCCCGACATCACCCGCAACACGCGCTACACCTTCCAGGTCACCGTGTCCGATGGGACGGCCTCCGAGACGCGCACCGTGGACGTGCAGGTCCGCATCCCCTCCTACGCTCAGGACATCCAGCCCCTCTGGGTCCCGACATGCACCACCTGCCACAGTGACGACGCCGCGGGAGGGCTGAACCTGCAAGAGGGCAGGTCCTACGCCTCGCTCGTGAACATGTTGGGAAGGGGCAGTTGCAGCTCCCTCAAGCGCGTCGATCCTGGGAATCCCGATGACTCCCTGCTGGTGCAGAAGATCAGCGGTGACAACTGTGGGGGCAGGATGCCGCAGCTCGACACCGAGTACTTCGACAAGAACCCAGGAGAGCTGACGCGGATCCGCTCCTGGATTCTTCTGGGCGCGCCCAACAACTGA
- a CDS encoding serine/threonine protein kinase has translation MPQDSKSAPESHLPEPLERSEKTAMLSNPAPGVGERPSAAPPAEAVDPLIGKVIGSFQILRKLGGGGMGTVYLGQHTIIGSKVAVKFLHDHFASNEVLVQRFLAEAKAVNLIGHENIVNIFDLNVLPPRRHYLVMEYLEGSPLSSLTGSPADPSVVIPILTQVCDALQAAHAHGVVHRDLKPENVMLVRHDRTPHFVKVLDFGIAKLFDAEKKGQTLVGTLIGTPGYMAPEQWTGPAVDGRTDLYALGIIAYELLTGRMPFPKGPLGTLLHSHLKVIPPTPRAVNPGVPEVLSQLIMRTLAKRPEDRFQTANELRAALEQALPSEAAAPRSSTTPVPQAIPEPPPAVALQPTMLTPWNIPALPATVDVMARVVLQPGAEPSRVRCTDLSRNGVFLCTSDPLPALRSRLSLTLELREQPLTCTGEVVHHVPPAQASAWGTRAGFAVQFLNLPTEARELLARSLQGHTAPSPRNPSSKAPLVDDAEAGTVLATLAKPPQTDPYALLSLPLDAPFDDIRQHARNTLRTLEALATRPLSARQTKELNEVRARVEKAGDLLGHPRQRIEHDAWRGNFAGVARCISSGLTASEIEALRTRFLQAHPGAEARERIHATTASAWESQGNLSLALAEYEKALAAVPLSLSLQQRYWSLKQRGLKATPPPAGKGPEGTGPRRPGRS, from the coding sequence ATGCCTCAGGACAGCAAGAGCGCTCCCGAGTCCCACCTTCCAGAGCCCTTGGAGCGCTCCGAGAAGACGGCGATGCTGAGCAACCCCGCGCCGGGCGTTGGGGAACGTCCGTCCGCCGCCCCTCCCGCGGAGGCGGTGGATCCGCTGATCGGCAAGGTGATTGGCAGCTTCCAGATCCTCCGGAAGCTGGGCGGTGGCGGCATGGGCACCGTCTACCTCGGCCAGCACACGATCATCGGCAGCAAGGTCGCCGTGAAGTTCCTCCACGACCACTTCGCCTCCAACGAGGTGCTGGTTCAACGGTTCCTGGCCGAGGCGAAGGCGGTCAACCTCATCGGCCACGAGAACATCGTCAACATCTTCGACCTGAACGTGCTGCCGCCCCGGCGGCACTACCTCGTCATGGAGTACCTGGAGGGCAGCCCGCTGTCGTCCCTGACGGGCAGCCCGGCGGACCCCTCCGTCGTCATCCCCATCCTCACCCAGGTGTGTGACGCGCTTCAGGCCGCTCACGCGCACGGGGTGGTGCACCGGGACCTGAAGCCGGAGAACGTCATGCTGGTGCGGCATGACCGCACCCCTCACTTCGTCAAGGTGCTCGACTTCGGCATCGCCAAGCTCTTCGACGCGGAGAAGAAGGGCCAGACCCTGGTGGGGACCCTGATCGGAACGCCCGGGTACATGGCGCCCGAGCAATGGACAGGCCCGGCCGTGGATGGGCGGACGGACCTCTACGCGCTGGGGATCATCGCCTACGAGTTGCTCACCGGCCGGATGCCCTTCCCCAAGGGCCCCCTGGGGACCTTGCTGCACTCCCACCTCAAGGTGATTCCCCCCACGCCCCGCGCAGTGAACCCCGGCGTTCCCGAAGTGCTCTCCCAGCTCATCATGCGCACCCTCGCCAAGCGCCCCGAAGACCGGTTCCAGACCGCCAACGAGCTGCGCGCCGCCCTGGAGCAAGCCCTTCCCTCCGAGGCCGCCGCCCCCCGCTCGTCCACGACCCCGGTCCCTCAAGCCATCCCCGAGCCCCCCCCCGCCGTGGCGCTTCAGCCCACGATGCTCACCCCCTGGAACATCCCTGCTCTGCCCGCCACGGTGGACGTGATGGCGCGGGTGGTGCTCCAGCCCGGCGCGGAGCCCTCCCGCGTGCGGTGCACGGACCTGTCCCGCAACGGCGTGTTCCTGTGCACCAGCGATCCCCTGCCCGCGCTGCGCTCCCGCCTGTCCCTCACGCTGGAGCTGCGGGAGCAGCCCCTGACCTGCACGGGAGAAGTCGTCCACCACGTGCCCCCGGCCCAGGCCAGCGCCTGGGGCACGCGCGCGGGCTTCGCCGTCCAGTTCCTCAACCTGCCCACCGAGGCCCGGGAACTCCTCGCGCGCTCGCTCCAGGGCCACACCGCGCCCAGCCCCCGGAACCCCTCCAGCAAGGCACCCCTGGTGGACGATGCCGAGGCCGGGACGGTGCTCGCCACGCTGGCGAAGCCACCCCAGACCGACCCCTATGCGCTGCTCTCGCTCCCGCTGGACGCGCCCTTCGACGACATCCGCCAGCACGCGCGCAACACGCTGCGGACCTTGGAGGCCCTCGCCACCCGCCCCCTCTCGGCCCGCCAGACCAAGGAGCTGAACGAGGTGCGCGCCCGGGTGGAGAAGGCCGGGGACCTGCTGGGCCACCCCCGGCAGCGCATCGAACACGATGCCTGGCGGGGCAACTTCGCCGGCGTGGCGCGCTGCATCTCCAGCGGCCTGACGGCCTCCGAGATCGAAGCCCTGCGGACACGCTTCCTCCAGGCCCACCCGGGCGCGGAGGCGCGCGAGCGGATCCACGCCACCACCGCGTCCGCCTGGGAGTCCCAGGGCAACCTCTCCCTGGCGCTGGCCGAGTATGAGAAGGCGCTGGCGGCCGTTCCCCTCAGCCTCTCCCTCCAGCAGCGTTACTGGAGCCTCAAGCAGCGCGGCCTGAAAGCCACGCCCCCTCCGGCCGGCAAGGGGCCCGAGGGCACGGGACCGCGCCGTCCGGGCCGCTCGTAG
- a CDS encoding glutathione S-transferase family protein: protein MKLYGTITSPFVRRVRIVALELGQPFEFVSTATPEGEAELRSLSPLWKFPTAHFTGNGPERVIWDSRTIVDYLFSLHGTGPFQLPSQEESWHERNVIQALDGALEAAIHLLYFDREGMNLQSSAYLVKQSQRVGSVLTWAESQLHGASFFEKPRLGMAELALLTTLDFMVFRNRYPVAQHPKLVEFQKILSERPSIRQTYPVA from the coding sequence ATGAAACTCTACGGAACCATCACCTCCCCCTTCGTCCGCCGGGTGCGCATCGTCGCCCTCGAGCTGGGCCAGCCCTTCGAGTTTGTCTCCACCGCGACGCCGGAGGGCGAGGCCGAACTGCGCAGCCTCTCGCCCCTGTGGAAGTTCCCCACCGCCCACTTCACGGGGAACGGCCCCGAGCGGGTGATCTGGGATTCGCGCACCATCGTCGACTACCTCTTCTCCCTGCACGGGACGGGCCCCTTCCAGCTCCCCTCTCAAGAGGAGTCGTGGCACGAGCGCAATGTGATTCAAGCGCTCGATGGGGCGCTGGAGGCCGCCATCCACCTGCTGTACTTCGATCGGGAGGGCATGAACCTCCAGTCCTCGGCCTACCTGGTGAAGCAAAGCCAGCGCGTCGGCTCGGTGCTCACCTGGGCGGAGTCTCAGCTCCACGGGGCCTCGTTCTTCGAGAAGCCACGGCTCGGCATGGCGGAGCTGGCGTTGCTCACCACGCTCGACTTCATGGTGTTCCGCAACCGCTACCCCGTGGCCCAGCACCCGAAGCTGGTGGAGTTCCAGAAAATCCTCTCGGAGCGGCCCAGCATCCGGCAGACGTATCCCGTGGCTTGA